In Corynebacterium afermentans subsp. afermentans, a genomic segment contains:
- a CDS encoding RNA polymerase sigma factor, protein MSTSDDAYVTDLALRAGRGDKHALTEFIRLTQNDVWRLLAHLAGPQHADDLTQETYLRVLGSLPRFQARSTARTWILSLARRAWVDSVRHDMARPRKSATEYEDVAAANPSPDNPNTWGDVIDARSLLDELPPERREALVLTQVMGYTYEEAARIAGVRVGTIRSRVARARRDLVAGSN, encoded by the coding sequence GTGAGCACTAGCGACGACGCGTACGTCACGGACCTGGCACTGCGCGCCGGCCGTGGCGACAAACACGCGCTCACCGAATTCATCCGGCTCACCCAAAACGACGTGTGGCGCCTCCTTGCCCACCTCGCCGGACCCCAACACGCCGACGACCTCACACAGGAGACGTACCTGCGCGTGCTCGGCTCCCTGCCGCGCTTCCAAGCCCGCTCCACCGCCCGCACCTGGATCCTGTCGCTGGCGCGCCGCGCCTGGGTGGACTCCGTGCGCCACGACATGGCCCGGCCCCGCAAATCCGCGACCGAGTACGAAGATGTCGCCGCCGCCAACCCCAGCCCCGACAACCCCAACACCTGGGGCGACGTCATCGACGCACGCTCGCTTCTCGACGAGCTGCCGCCCGAACGCCGCGAAGCCCTAGTCCTGACGCAGGTGATGGGCTACACCTACGAAGAAGCAGCCCGCATCGCAGGCGTGCGCGTCGGCACCATCCGCTCCCGGGTGGCCCGCGCCCGACGGGATCTGGTTGCCGGGAGTAACTAG
- a CDS encoding Na+/H+ antiporter subunit G has translation MTIAEIIVAVLVVVATICVVATTILQLRAPDALTRVNLLGPLVVVAFPILIVAKLIHSWTTTGFDLNDFIRAVLAIFAVWIVGSVASFIMGRSLYGVTVSDKTTFAEPRNR, from the coding sequence ATGACCATCGCCGAAATCATCGTCGCCGTGCTGGTTGTCGTGGCCACCATCTGCGTCGTCGCCACCACCATCCTGCAGCTGCGCGCCCCCGACGCCCTGACGCGCGTGAACCTGCTCGGCCCGCTCGTGGTCGTCGCTTTCCCCATCCTCATCGTGGCCAAGCTCATCCACTCCTGGACCACCACCGGCTTCGACCTCAACGACTTCATCCGCGCCGTGCTGGCCATCTTCGCGGTGTGGATCGTCGGCTCCGTGGCATCCTTCATCATGGGCCGCTCCCTGTACGGCGTGACCGTCTCCGACAAAACCACCTTCGCCGAACCTCGCAACCGCTAA
- a CDS encoding cation:proton antiporter, producing MFTTIMQICLIIMAVSLLISLAGVILTKDELSRAVMADVIFYAMIAIFLVWTLFNSSAIAYEIPLLAGLVCGVIPTISMARIISRGRR from the coding sequence ATGTTCACCACAATCATGCAGATCTGCCTGATCATCATGGCGGTCAGCCTGCTAATCTCCCTGGCCGGGGTCATCCTAACTAAAGATGAGCTCTCCCGCGCCGTGATGGCAGACGTGATCTTCTACGCCATGATCGCCATCTTCCTCGTGTGGACGCTGTTCAACTCGTCCGCCATCGCCTACGAAATCCCGCTGCTCGCCGGCCTGGTGTGCGGCGTGATCCCGACGATCTCCATGGCCCGAATCATTTCGAGAGGACGCCGCTAA
- a CDS encoding monovalent cation/H+ antiporter subunit E, which yields MRGFFHGVGYAIWIAKEIFVAGFDAVAKAFNPATKFDPIVIYYPLRINTDWDVFWFSTSITATPGTLSMGLRHPVTDNGPLTLLVQAAFGSDPEEVIAGLVDMEEHLRPSLSKSPIDPKTVAWEPYVDHGPDHHDDHVTPAERMV from the coding sequence ATGCGAGGCTTCTTCCACGGCGTGGGATACGCCATCTGGATTGCTAAAGAGATCTTCGTGGCCGGCTTCGACGCCGTTGCCAAAGCGTTCAACCCGGCCACGAAATTCGACCCCATCGTCATCTACTACCCACTGCGCATAAACACCGACTGGGACGTGTTCTGGTTTTCCACCTCCATCACCGCAACCCCGGGCACCTTATCCATGGGGCTGCGCCACCCCGTCACCGACAACGGTCCGCTCACCCTGCTAGTGCAGGCGGCGTTCGGCTCCGACCCGGAAGAGGTCATCGCAGGGTTGGTGGATATGGAGGAGCACCTTCGGCCGTCGCTAAGCAAAAGCCCCATCGACCCGAAAACCGTGGCCTGGGAACCCTACGTCGACCACGGCCCAGACCACCACGACGACCACGTGACGCCGGCCGAAAGGATGGTGTAG
- a CDS encoding monovalent cation/H+ antiporter subunit D family protein: MAVDAILPVFVALPLIVSAVTALSPWKWLSDALAILIPAINLALGVWLYGHTRDHGTVGHVIGLYQGGVGISFAADTFSAVMIVTTMIVALMSNWFAIVVGETQSRFYVPLSLVLITGVSGALLTADLFNFFVMIEVCLLPSYGLIAMTGTRHRLLSARMFVLVNLAASTMLVLGVGYLYAVTGAVNLASLQGVAAGGGPATVAAGIVVIAIAAKAGVFPVYTWLPRTYPSTSAAVMGLFSGLHTKVAVYMLFRIWVIMFDMDPRWNTLLIVVMVISMVIGGFAGLAEATMRRVLAYQMVNGMPFILIMLAFTNDDARYALAAGLLYTLHHMITIAALVLNSGAIEETYGTGTMAKLSGIARRDPWTSAVFVAGAFSIVGFPPFSGIFGKVTVVLAAASAGDWRSWVAITAIIIASFGALLSMMRMWQRVFWGRPMQNYPEALNVRVSFMLPSAVLMVMSLCMFIFAGHMWDITTNAVDDLLDVDAYTTAVLGDDPIGVPAPGDTFGAQTNGGEN, encoded by the coding sequence ATGGCCGTAGACGCAATCCTGCCCGTATTTGTGGCGCTGCCGCTGATCGTCTCCGCGGTCACGGCGCTGAGCCCCTGGAAGTGGCTCAGCGACGCCCTGGCGATCCTCATCCCCGCCATCAACTTGGCCCTCGGCGTGTGGCTCTACGGCCACACCCGCGACCACGGCACCGTTGGCCACGTCATCGGCCTGTACCAGGGCGGCGTGGGCATCTCCTTCGCCGCCGACACGTTCTCCGCCGTAATGATCGTGACCACCATGATCGTGGCGCTGATGTCCAACTGGTTCGCCATCGTCGTCGGCGAAACCCAGTCCCGGTTCTACGTGCCGCTGTCACTCGTGCTCATCACCGGTGTTTCCGGCGCGCTGCTCACCGCCGACCTGTTCAACTTCTTCGTCATGATCGAGGTGTGCCTGCTGCCGTCCTACGGTCTGATCGCCATGACGGGCACCCGCCACCGCCTGTTGTCCGCGCGCATGTTCGTGCTGGTGAACCTGGCGGCGTCGACAATGCTGGTGCTCGGCGTGGGCTACCTCTACGCCGTCACCGGCGCCGTGAACCTGGCGTCGCTGCAGGGCGTGGCCGCGGGCGGCGGCCCGGCGACGGTGGCCGCCGGCATCGTCGTCATCGCCATCGCCGCAAAGGCCGGCGTGTTCCCCGTCTACACCTGGCTGCCGCGCACCTACCCATCCACCTCCGCGGCCGTGATGGGCCTGTTCTCCGGCCTACACACCAAAGTGGCCGTGTACATGCTGTTCCGCATCTGGGTGATCATGTTCGACATGGACCCGCGCTGGAACACGCTGCTCATCGTGGTCATGGTCATCTCCATGGTCATCGGCGGCTTCGCCGGCCTGGCCGAGGCCACCATGCGCCGCGTGCTGGCCTACCAGATGGTCAACGGCATGCCGTTCATCCTGATCATGCTGGCCTTTACTAACGACGACGCACGCTACGCCCTCGCCGCCGGCCTGCTCTACACCCTGCACCACATGATCACCATCGCCGCACTCGTGCTGAACTCCGGCGCGATCGAGGAAACCTACGGCACCGGCACCATGGCGAAACTCTCCGGCATCGCCCGGCGCGACCCGTGGACGTCCGCCGTGTTCGTCGCCGGCGCGTTTTCCATCGTGGGCTTCCCGCCGTTTTCCGGCATCTTCGGCAAGGTCACCGTCGTGCTGGCAGCCGCCTCCGCCGGGGACTGGCGCTCCTGGGTGGCCATCACCGCCATCATCATCGCGTCCTTCGGCGCGCTGCTGTCCATGATGCGCATGTGGCAGCGCGTGTTCTGGGGCCGGCCGATGCAGAACTACCCCGAGGCGCTCAACGTCCGCGTGAGCTTCATGCTGCCGTCCGCAGTACTGATGGTCATGTCGCTGTGCATGTTCATCTTCGCCGGCCACATGTGGGACATCACCACCAACGCCGTCGACGACCTGCTCGACGTTGACGCCTACACCACCGCCGTACTCGGCGACGACCCCATCGGCGTCCCCGCACCCGGCGACACCTTCGGCGCCCAAACCAATGGAGGCGAGAACTAA
- a CDS encoding cation:proton antiporter subunit C: MVMALTIAVLVAGSVYLVLQRGMVRVIFGMSLFGHASNLTLLAAGVGAWRGEAFPSRVPFEDMGDPLPQAFVLTAIVIAMATTTILLMLSALGRNDDTAELPTGTDAGYSKMRLSPSALSTAGRNARLNQKKLEEIRAREISHVDNESLRVTD, translated from the coding sequence ATGGTCATGGCACTTACCATCGCAGTCCTGGTCGCGGGATCCGTGTACCTGGTCCTGCAACGCGGCATGGTGCGCGTCATCTTCGGCATGTCCCTGTTCGGCCACGCCTCAAACCTCACCCTGCTCGCCGCGGGCGTCGGCGCGTGGCGCGGGGAAGCATTCCCGTCACGCGTGCCCTTCGAAGACATGGGCGATCCCCTGCCCCAGGCGTTCGTGCTCACCGCCATCGTCATCGCGATGGCCACCACCACGATCCTGCTCATGCTCTCCGCGCTGGGGCGTAACGACGACACCGCGGAGCTGCCCACCGGCACCGACGCCGGCTACTCCAAGATGCGGCTGAGCCCGTCGGCCCTGTCCACCGCCGGCCGCAACGCGCGCCTGAACCAGAAGAAGCTGGAAGAGATCCGCGCACGCGAGATCAGCCACGTTGACAACGAAAGCCTGAGGGTGACCGACTAA
- a CDS encoding DUF4040 family protein has protein sequence MTLPLVIGLVAATVVLSPILVRVMDKKAGYPLAAILFAAAAVLGSKFTEVSRGTDLEWSKEWARDVMGTGTSVDFALRADGLGIFFALLALVIGGVVFLYSAAYLPERDGNTSFYTIMTAFTLSVLLLVLADDAVLLFIAWELVSIASFLLIARSGSSGEAGSYRTLILTFFGGLMLLAGLAVASAQTGTTRLQDILAADIWGDNRVTVVVALLIAFSAFTKAAQFPFHFWLPEAMAAATPVSAFLHAAAVVKAGIYLLVRFSTIFSDVAAWNYLLVTAGLFTALMSALFAITKTDLKHLTAYSTVSHLGWIVAAIGIGTPVALAAALTHTLAHALFKSSLFMLIGVVDHEAGSRDMRRLGPIYNKMPFTFASTVIAAASMAAVPPLFGFVSKESILDAFHESSYGALLLTVAGIAAFLTFVYSAKIVFGAFIDGPKDLPDVHEAPTALWLPAALPGLTSAVLPFLLFWVDNPVSAGVRAVTGDDSFATHLALWHGVTPPFLVSVAVLVAGVVFVVFFRKRVFAALGNKDLLPADGTEVLAWLTRSLSDLGKQLGSLADGFNPSRHLFPLLASVTAMGLCVIVLTDGIDGVTPAPRAEGLDVWWDLIPFAIIAMSVLGMVFTRSRLASAVLLGTVGVGMTLQMFLLGAPDVAMTQFLVEALTVVVIMVVLRYQPRMFPETKARRKALASIFALIAGVVTFFGVYGLTGRRDRSELAEWYLTEGGEVTGADNIVAVIIVEFRGVDTLGELSVLGMGAVVIAAVVSSMPRHMFEAGTRPRPFGQSQLNSIPLRKASALVAPVLVVLSVLIFFRGHTDPGGGFVAALVMATAFAINYLSRGADADVVENFTPIRLTGWGIIIAIASGFLGFIEGGFMYAIHGEIAGEHMTTSLIFDFGIYLAVLGMVTAAINALGGYLRPGMDLSDLDYTRDEADNPLPSIPEPMHPENPVDAHPEPINPAHDPRPVTTKEH, from the coding sequence ATGACGCTTCCCCTTGTCATCGGGCTCGTCGCAGCGACGGTGGTGCTCTCACCGATCCTCGTGCGAGTCATGGACAAGAAGGCCGGGTACCCGCTCGCGGCGATTCTCTTCGCCGCCGCGGCCGTGCTCGGCTCCAAGTTCACAGAAGTCTCCCGCGGTACGGACCTTGAATGGTCCAAGGAGTGGGCGCGCGACGTGATGGGCACGGGCACCTCCGTGGACTTCGCACTGCGCGCGGACGGGCTGGGCATCTTCTTCGCGCTACTAGCGCTGGTCATCGGCGGCGTGGTCTTTTTGTACTCCGCCGCGTACCTGCCCGAGCGCGACGGCAACACCAGCTTCTACACCATCATGACGGCGTTTACCCTGTCGGTGCTACTGCTGGTGCTTGCGGACGACGCCGTGCTGCTGTTCATCGCCTGGGAGCTCGTCTCCATCGCGTCGTTCCTGCTCATCGCGCGCTCCGGCTCCTCCGGCGAGGCCGGGTCCTACCGCACCCTGATCCTCACCTTCTTCGGCGGCCTGATGCTGCTGGCTGGCCTGGCCGTGGCCTCCGCGCAAACCGGCACGACGCGCCTGCAGGACATCCTCGCCGCCGATATCTGGGGCGACAACCGCGTCACCGTCGTAGTCGCGCTGCTCATCGCGTTCTCCGCGTTCACCAAGGCCGCGCAGTTCCCCTTCCACTTCTGGCTGCCCGAGGCCATGGCCGCTGCCACCCCGGTCTCCGCGTTCCTGCACGCCGCGGCGGTGGTCAAGGCCGGCATCTACCTGCTGGTGCGTTTTTCCACCATCTTCTCGGACGTCGCGGCGTGGAACTACCTGCTGGTCACCGCAGGCCTGTTCACGGCGCTGATGTCCGCGCTGTTCGCCATTACTAAGACGGACCTGAAACATCTCACCGCGTACTCCACCGTGTCCCACCTGGGTTGGATCGTCGCCGCGATCGGCATCGGCACCCCGGTCGCCCTGGCCGCGGCGCTGACCCACACGCTCGCGCACGCGCTGTTTAAATCCTCGCTGTTTATGCTCATCGGCGTGGTGGACCACGAGGCGGGCTCGCGCGACATGCGCCGTTTAGGCCCGATCTACAACAAGATGCCGTTCACGTTCGCCTCCACCGTCATCGCCGCCGCCTCCATGGCCGCGGTACCGCCGCTGTTCGGCTTCGTGTCCAAGGAATCCATCCTGGACGCCTTCCACGAATCCTCCTACGGCGCGCTCCTGCTCACGGTGGCAGGCATCGCCGCGTTCCTCACCTTCGTGTACTCGGCGAAGATCGTCTTCGGCGCATTTATCGACGGACCAAAGGACCTCCCCGACGTCCACGAAGCCCCCACCGCCCTCTGGCTGCCCGCCGCGCTGCCCGGCCTGACCTCCGCGGTGCTGCCCTTCCTACTGTTCTGGGTGGACAACCCCGTCTCCGCAGGCGTGCGCGCCGTGACGGGCGACGACAGCTTCGCCACCCACCTCGCACTCTGGCACGGCGTGACCCCGCCGTTTTTGGTGTCGGTGGCAGTTTTGGTCGCTGGCGTGGTGTTCGTGGTGTTCTTCCGCAAGCGCGTCTTCGCAGCACTGGGCAACAAGGACCTTCTGCCCGCAGACGGCACCGAGGTCTTGGCCTGGCTCACCCGCAGCCTGTCCGACCTGGGCAAACAGCTCGGCTCGCTGGCCGACGGCTTCAACCCGTCGCGCCACCTCTTCCCGCTGCTGGCCTCCGTCACCGCGATGGGCCTGTGCGTGATCGTGCTCACCGATGGTATCGATGGCGTCACCCCAGCCCCGCGCGCCGAAGGCCTGGATGTGTGGTGGGACCTCATCCCGTTCGCCATCATCGCGATGTCCGTGCTGGGTATGGTGTTCACCCGCTCCCGTCTCGCCTCCGCTGTGCTGCTCGGCACCGTCGGCGTGGGCATGACCCTGCAGATGTTCCTGCTGGGCGCCCCGGACGTGGCCATGACGCAGTTCCTGGTGGAGGCGCTGACCGTGGTGGTCATCATGGTGGTGCTTCGCTACCAGCCGCGGATGTTCCCGGAGACGAAGGCTCGTCGCAAAGCTCTTGCCTCCATCTTCGCCCTGATCGCGGGCGTGGTCACCTTCTTCGGCGTCTACGGCCTGACCGGCCGCCGCGACCGCTCCGAACTGGCCGAGTGGTACCTCACTGAAGGCGGCGAGGTCACCGGCGCGGACAACATCGTCGCCGTGATCATCGTGGAGTTCCGTGGCGTCGATACTTTGGGCGAGCTGTCCGTGCTCGGCATGGGCGCCGTGGTCATCGCCGCGGTGGTCAGCTCCATGCCGCGCCACATGTTCGAGGCTGGCACCCGCCCGCGCCCGTTCGGCCAGTCCCAGCTCAACTCCATCCCGCTGCGCAAGGCTTCAGCCCTGGTCGCGCCGGTGCTGGTGGTGCTGTCCGTGCTGATCTTCTTCCGCGGCCACACCGACCCCGGCGGCGGCTTCGTCGCAGCGCTTGTGATGGCCACGGCGTTCGCCATCAACTACCTGTCGCGCGGCGCGGACGCGGACGTGGTGGAAAACTTCACCCCGATCCGACTGACCGGCTGGGGCATCATCATCGCCATCGCCTCCGGCTTCCTCGGCTTCATCGAGGGCGGGTTCATGTACGCCATCCACGGCGAGATCGCCGGCGAGCACATGACCACCTCGCTGATCTTCGACTTCGGCATCTACCTCGCCGTGCTCGGCATGGTCACCGCCGCGATCAACGCGCTCGGCGGCTACCTGCGCCCCGGCATGGACCTGTCGGACCTGGACTACACCCGAGACGAAGCGGACAACCCGCTGCCGAGCATCCCCGAGCCCATGCACCCCGAAAACCCCGTGGACGCGCACCCGGAGCCGATCAACCCGGCGCACGACCCGCGACCGGTTACCACGAAGGAGCACTAA